In Myxocyprinus asiaticus isolate MX2 ecotype Aquarium Trade chromosome 32, UBuf_Myxa_2, whole genome shotgun sequence, one genomic interval encodes:
- the grem2b gene encoding gremlin-2b: protein MSCKVALWLLFAGVLCGVCDSRKNRPQSSIPSPNKTNANTSDRRTGKQEVLASSQEALVVTERKYLKSDWCKTQPLRQTVSQEGCKSRTVINRFCYGQCNSFYIPRHVKKEQESFQSCAFCRPHRFTTLTVELDCPDLQPPVCYRKIQRVKQCRCMSMSVAESGKQ from the coding sequence aTGAGCTGCAAGGTTGCGTTGTGGCTGCTGTTCGCGGGCGTGCTGTGTGGTGTATGTGACAGCCGTAAGAATCGTCCGCAGAGCTCCATCCCCTCACCGAACAAAACCAACGCAAACACCTCGGACCGCCGCACTGGCAAACAGGAAGTGCTGGCCTCCAGCCAGGAAGCTCTGGTGGTGACAGAGAGGAAGTACCTGAAGAGCGACTGGTGTAAAACTCAACCGCTGCGACAGACGGTCAGTCAGGAGGGCTGCAAGAGTCGAACAGTCATCAACCGCTTCTGCTACGGCCAGTGCAACTCCTTCTACATCCCGCGGCACGTCAAGAAAGAGCAGGAGTCGTTTCAGTCATGTGCGTTCTGCAGGCCGCATCGCTTCACCACGCTCACAGTGGAGCTCGACTGTCCAGACCTGCAACCGCCGGTCTGTTACCGCAAGATCCAGCGTGTAAAACAGTGTCGCTGCATGTCCATGAGCGTCGCAGAGTCTGGAAAACAATGA